Sequence from the Sardina pilchardus chromosome 15, fSarPil1.1, whole genome shotgun sequence genome:
CAAAGCGCTAGATCATGTGCAACTGGGGtaggggcgggggggcgggttTGTGTCTTAGAGGGAGTACCAGACGCGGACCCTCTTATCTCTCCCTGCATGCGCCCAGTCTGTGCCTGGGTGACAGTGGGTCATAGAGCGGGCCATTGTGAGGCAACAGTGGCCGCTGGCCGTGTCACAATAGCCCGGTTGTGGTCTGTGGGAACTGGCGTTGCCCAGCACCGGCTCGTCCTGCCCAGCTCTTGCCCCTGATGCACTGCATCATGCACCGTATCTGCTTGTGTGACTCAGCTCATCTCAGGCTCTTGATCTACTACTGCCTTACAGCTTAcctgacacacagcacactactgccccagaaacacacacacacacacacacacacacacacacacacacacacatacatgtacgtTATAAAATAGAACAGTATAATTGGCACAGATATAATAGCATATGGTATatgaactgacacacacatacacacaccacacacactggcatacacacacacacacacacacacacacacacacagacagacaggcagagaaaaGCGATCAGAAAGAATAAAGGcactgtcagacagacagaagaggagCTAGAGCACTAACACACCCGCACATGGCTTAGAGCTGTACAGCTGTCGTGTAGAATAATGCCCATTTGCAAAAGCACTGCCTTCCTCCATTCCATATCTcactcttttcactctctctctctctgagacactCAAAATGCATATGACTCTGTCTACATTCTTTATTTAGGACTGTGCATGTGAACAGTCTGACAGCAAAAGTGCAAAAGGCAGACAAAAATTCTTCAAAGGCCAAAAAGATCACCTCTACTGGGGAACATTAATACTAAAAGCACTGCTTATTTTGATGCCATAgcctgatgacacacacacacacacacacgcacacacacacacacacgtggcacaGTTGGACTATGCAGCTGGATCGGAAAAGCTTTTCTCAGTTTTTGGTGATGAGGAGGAcgtgtttttttgttcttttgtgcaaagaaaaaaaaaatcagagcgAGGCAAAGAGGTATGAATTCACAGCCATGCAAATCCGTGTGATCGTGTGAGAGTCATCCGGTCCCATCCGGCcttccgccgccgccgccgtctccCGCCACGCAGCCGACACCTCCAGATGGACGTCTCCAGTTGGCATGCTCTCCCCGAGTCACGGAAATAGAAGTGTGAAGGACAGACGTGTCGAAATTAATTGCGAGTCCGaggtggaggaaaaaaaaagaaaaaaaaaaaggaccgAGGCGCGAATTGAAAGCGCCCCATGCCCTATTACAGGTCCAAGGTCCATTTCTTCCAGATCAATTTTCCTATGGACTCCCGTGGAGCCGCTCGTCCCGACAGATCCATTTGCGTGGACCGTGCGTCCGAGGCAATCGCATGGCTAATCATTCTTGGAAATTGGTCGTTTGGCCTGATTCAAACATTGATGATTTCGCGGTGCATAAATAAGGGCCGGTGATAAATCTCCCCCGGGCTCCTTATTTTCTCTCCTGGCGCGTCGCTTCCAGTTTATCATCAAACATCGCTACAGTGTCACTGAGGGGGAGATAGATCAGGTCCGGGATTGTTCCGTTAATGACGGTGACGAGCTCATCGCGGGCTCCGACGGAGGCACCAAAACCCACGGCGTGTTTTGAGGGTGACACCCTCACGCTGTCTGCGCCGGCTTGAGCTGCTGGCCACACGCTCAGATGAGCTGGGCTAAGCTGGACGTGGTCTCTCTCCTGGCCTCCCGCATGCGGCCCGATATGGTGAACACGCCGACCGCCCGCTCCCTGAGCCGCTGCCCGGGGCCCGTCTGCTCCACGAGGAAGACGGCCAGCGCGTACACCACCACGGCCAGCGTGGCGGCGCCGCCGCCGGCCAGCAGCACCACGCCGGAGATGAACATGTCGTTGAGCGCGCGGCCCGGCTTGGGCATGTGCATGGCCAGCGCCAGGTCCAGCAGCACGGCGCCGCACACCAGCAGCGCCACGCCGGTCAGCAGCACGGCCAGCAGGTCGGCCAGGCCGCCGCTCTTGAGCACGTCGATGCGCCGGCGGCTGCGCACGCAGTTCATGTCCTGCACGGCCGAGCTCAGCAGCTGCTTGAGGAGCACGGCCAGCGCCAGCAGGCAGAGCGTCGTGCCCACGCCCAGGCGCCACTCGCTGGAcacgctggtggtggtggagagcagGCCCACGCCGCCCAGGCCGCAGCCCAGGATCAGCAGCACCGCCACGCAGTAGCACAGCAGCGACTTGCGCGGCTCCCGGAACCACCAcagctccacctgctcctccaggaGGTTCTGCTGGATGCGGGCCgggtcggcggcggcggcgggagtGGCGGCGGGGGGAGCCGGCTGGAAGCCCCGGGGCGGGGGAAAGTCCTCCAGCTCCGACATGGTGCCCCCCAGGCAGCCACCGTCACTGGGGGGAAGCTCGCTCTGACACCAGGCCTGGAGGGGACTGAGGGCCGGGGTGAAGGCACAGAAGGCTCCGCTAGAATACCAACCTGTGGAGTCAAGATGAGCAGTCACTTcacatgcacaaaatattgctATTCACAAAACAttgtgtcatacagtacattaaaagTTGCCATGGATCCTGTAAAAAGCTAAAGCTCAACTAAGAAATTACAAAGAAACCTATCAGTTTTAGGGACCATTAGAGGAACTAGAGGAATGAATGTTAAATACAGGCTGGTTAGTGTACATAAAGATGTGAACTGATGAATGAGTAAACTATGAACGATAAAATAATTTGCACGGTGAACGCAAATAAGGGAATGATCATGGACAACCTGTTGGCTCTGACAAGTCAAACATTGCAAAGTAAagtaaagagaagagaagagaagagaagcgaaGACACACAGTGTCACATTCACACAGTCTTGGAGCGTGTAAACAGCATGAAATAAGTGGTTTAAACAAAGCAGTGGTGTGAAATACATTCATTAGAagattgtgtgcatgtactgtagccaaACATACACATAGTGGGCTAGATAAGCACTTCCAGTGAAATGGTACTTTTCTCATTTGGTCTTATTACAATGCAGCGGTGTGCATTACATCTACTGTAGGAATCTGCTGTGATGAAGAAGATTTTCTGACCAAAAACAGCACAGTCATGGTCATGTAActaaatacaacacacatctcTGCACAGGTGTGTGCCACCGAAGCAGGGGGTCTCTGAGATGCTACGGCCACCGACAATGCACTTTTCGATGCACTTTAATGAAAGTCCTTCTTGACCTTTCATACAATAACCGGAAGTACTAGTAGTAATGGTCGTGGAAGCAGAGTTCCTGTCAAGTGTCAACACTTCAGAAAAAACATACCCGGGCAAGAGAAAATGGATCAGAGTCTACACAATCTCACTAAAGGATTTGCAAAATATTACAGTTCCTGACGTTATGAGACTAAAAGGGTACACACTTATGGAATTTGTCCGTAAGCATCAGGCTAACTGTTATTGAACTGTTAACTAGAATGACAAATCATTAGGGTGTCCATTTAGACATAAAGTATGTATAGTATATAGAGGATATAAACTGCCTTACTAAAACATTATAGTCTGCTGGTGAGGAACAAGACCACAACCAATTGTGAATTTCCGGTCAAAAATACGGAAGTTGTGTGAAAGGTCAATAGCCAAGTCCCCCCACTCGATGGTCATCTCGGTAATGTGTTTCGGGCAGCTATTTTCCTattcaaatgaatggggagGTAATATGTAACTGAggtaatattgacaaaaaaagaCCAAGTAAAATCTGTATTTACATCTGAATTgaacatttgaaaaatatatttgcCCAAATTGATAAACTAAGGCTAAAAAACATGTGGTTGGTTACTTCCCCTTGTGAACTAACCCCATACATTCCA
This genomic interval carries:
- the LOC134101835 gene encoding transmembrane protein 125, which produces MSELEDFPPPRGFQPAPPAATPAAAADPARIQQNLLEEQVELWWFREPRKSLLCYCVAVLLILGCGLGGVGLLSTTTSVSSEWRLGVGTTLCLLALAVLLKQLLSSAVQDMNCVRSRRRIDVLKSGGLADLLAVLLTGVALLVCGAVLLDLALAMHMPKPGRALNDMFISGVVLLAGGGAATLAVVVYALAVFLVEQTGPGQRLRERAVGVFTISGRMREARRETTSSLAQLI